One genomic window of Acomys russatus chromosome 29, mAcoRus1.1, whole genome shotgun sequence includes the following:
- the LOC127211989 gene encoding regulatory solute carrier protein family 1 member 1 isoform X3, giving the protein MSPLPTSDGFNHAAPSSGPSPEVGSPTSLARSVSASVCAIEPSDPNSIESLAMEAMKASAEFQTNSKKTGPPPPLQDLPDLAPSADQSPARPLRHSSEEALAAGNVESSAERRTQGLRVSLHTRQGDSLPLTTTGMHEPQGFVEGRSWHPVNPNPSQVSGLQQHTDAGSGQREAGQQSAPRDQECLCDTEDLELHEENQQDQEEIVNLEAVMKGELQTNAHLPCTETSLLALGRCSCSYSETLMEVDTIEQSLVAACSSKGRQNAMVKSPGVSHPTSDSPLMEVETPQYSPSCELVGHPILSQGLQPPEDTVEMSTMDSKDGSSSSPLSGHGQPSVESAEEFCPSVTVALKELHELLVISCKPASEGAPEDTACQSETGAESQTNVLDLSGRTAQSEHLILIDQYPQVSCLQATSELEKTEITGTTPCAGIEDEVSTSLRGLGDGLSPDQEGGLGSTESIRKSCSVAITTAKPSDQLHCTSGVEIFPKLAAGEGDHSQPSEHVQTLGTDRPETNDVCPGAAPPLHGVDSRAAQPSSAPSTLPPFIFPAADVDRILGAGFTLQEALGALHRVGGNADLALLVLLAKNIVVPT; this is encoded by the coding sequence ATGTCACCATTGCCGACTTCAGATGGATTCAACCATGCAGCCCCTTCTTCAGGGCCAAGTCCCGAGGTTGGTAGCCCTACGAGTCTTGCCCGctctgtctctgcttcagtctgcgCCATCGAGCCCAGTGACCCCAATAGCATTGAATCTCTAGCTATGGAGGCGATGAAGGCTTCAGCTGAATTCCAGACAAACTCTAAGAAAACAGGTCCACCGCCTCCTCTGCAGGATCTTCCTGATCTTGCTCCCTCAGCAGACCAGAGTCCAGCTAGGCCTTTGCGTCATTCATCTGAAGAAGCACTTGCTGCAGGTAATGTGGAGAGCTCTGCTGAGAGAAGAACGCAGGGCCTCAGAGTTTCTCTCCACACAAGACAGGGCGATAGTTTGCCTCTCACAACTACTGGGATGCATGAGCCACAGGGATTTGTGGAGGGAAGGAGTTGGCATCCAGTAAACCCGAACCCAAGTCAAGTGAGTGGCCTTCAGCAGCACACAGACGCAGGGAGTGGGCAGCGTGAGGCTGGGCAGCAGAGTGCTCCACGTGATCAGGAGTGTCTCTGTGACACAGAGGACCTTGAGCTTCATGAGGAAAATCAACAGGACCAAGAAGAAATTGTCAATTTGGAAGCTGTGATGAAAGGCGAACTACAAACAAATGCTCACCTTCCATGTACAGAGACAAGTCTTCTAGCTTTAGGGCGCTGTAGCTGCTCATACTCAGAAACCCTGATGGAAGTGGATACAATTGAACAGTCTCTGGTTGCTGCGTGCAGCTCAAAAGGCAGGCAAAATGCCATGGTCAAGAGCCCTGGAGTATCACATCCCACTTCAGATAGTCCCTTGATGGAAGTGGAAACGCCACAGTATAGCCCTTCCTGTGAACTTGTGGGACATCCCATCTTGTCTCAGGGTTTGCAGCCCCCAGAAGATACTGTTGAAATGTCAACGATGGATAGCAAAGATGGCAGTTCCTCTTCCCCTCTAAGTGGCCATGGTCAGCCCTCTGTGGAATCAGCAGAAGAATTTTGTCCATCTGTCACAGTGGCCTTGAAAGAACTGCATGAGCTTCTGGTCATTAGCTGTAAGCCAGCTTCAGAAGGTGCACCTGAAGACACTGCCTGTCAGTCAGAGACGGGGGCAGAGAGCCAAACAAACGTTTTGGACCTTTCAGGAAGGACGGCCCAAAGTGAGCATCTGATCCTCATTGACCAGTACCCACaagtctcctgtctccaggccACCTCTGAATTGGAAAAGACAGAAATCACAGGCACCACACCTTGTGCTGGGATAGAAGATGAAGTATCCACTAGTTTGAGAGGTCTGGGTGATGGCTTGTCACCTGACCAAGAAGGTGGCCTCGGATCCACCGAGTCAATCAGGAAGAGCTGTTCTGTCGCCATAACCACAGCCAAACCTTCTGATCAGTTGCACTGCACCTCAGGTGTAGAAATTTTCCCCAAACTTGCAGCAGGTGAGGGTGACCATAGTCAGCCTTCTGAGCATGTGCAGACTTTAGGCACAGACAGACCAGAGACCAACGATGTCTGCCCTGGAGCTGCGCCACCCCTCCATGGAGTGGACTCACGTGCCGCACAGCCCTCGTCTGCTCCCTCCACTCTCCCACCCTTCATCTTTCCTGCTGCAGATGTTGACAGAATTCTTGGTGCCGGCTTCACTCTGCAGGAGGCCCTTGGGGCTCTGCATCgtgttggtgggaatgcagaccTTGCACTTCTTGTTTTGCTAGCAAAGAACATTGTAGTCCCTACGTAA